In a single window of the Diabrotica undecimpunctata isolate CICGRU chromosome 11, icDiaUnde3, whole genome shotgun sequence genome:
- the LOC140452756 gene encoding uncharacterized protein, producing the protein MDQTDIFWEKATEIIDSRESNIIIIGDLNGRVGVKDQESSDVLGQHGEQVRNNNGQRIIDFCRENDLIIMNSFFQHKDVHKYTREVKSRGEKSIIDYVLVNRPLRQCIKEVRVRRGAEIYSDHYLVVSRTNIGVEQKRTQKVPIKRDITPRNLTKAVIRSYKLADNKIAQKYKSYVNNSLQKHLKQNYGLEETWQKLKESLLDGGKQNCGIAKINKNRQCTNWWSNEIKEEVKSKKLAWKKYLGNQNAESYQKYKQQRAKVKDMVIKAKKKSWEDFGNKLEKDYHTNQKLFYKTLRSLRT; encoded by the coding sequence ATGGACCAAACGGACATTTTTTGGGAAAAGGCGACGGAGATCATAGATAGCAGAGAAAGTAACATAATAATAATTGGCGATCTCAATGGTAGAGTAGGCGTAAAAGACCAAGAATCCTCGGATGTACTAGGACAACACGGAGAACAAGTAAGAAACAATAATGGTCAACGAATTATAGACTTTTGTAGAGAGAATGACCTGATAATTATGAATTCGTTTTTTCAACACAAAGATGTGCACAAATATACCAGAGAAGTCAAGAGTAGAGGAGAAAAGTCCATTATTGACTATGTATTGGTAAACAGACCCTTAAGACAATGTATTAAAGAAGTCAGAGTCAGAAGGGGAGCAGAAATATATAGCGACCATTATCTGGTAGTATCCCGAACTAATATCGGTGTGGAACAAAAACGCACGCAGAAGGTACCAATAAAAAGAGACATAACCCCAAGAAACCTCACCAAGGCAGTTATTAGGTCATACAAGTTAGCAGATAACAAAATAGCACAGAAATACAAAAGCTATGTGAATAATAGTCTACAAAAGCACTTAAAGCAGAACTATGGCTTAGAAGAAACTTGGCAAAAACTTAAAGAATCCCTCCTAGATGGGGGCAAACAAAACTGCGGAATagctaaaatcaataaaaacagacaatGTACGAATTGGTGgagtaatgaaataaaagaagaagtcaaatCCAAGAAGTTAGCGTGGAAGAAATATCTAGGGAACCAGAATGCAGAAAGCTATCAAAAATATAAGCAACAGAGGGCAAAAGTAAAAGACATGGTGATTAAAGCAAAAAAGAAGAGCTGGGAGGATTTTGGGAATAAGCTGGAGAAGGACTACCACACTAACcaaaaactattttacaaaactCTGAGAAGCCTAAGAACATAG